From a single Silene latifolia isolate original U9 population chromosome 6, ASM4854445v1, whole genome shotgun sequence genomic region:
- the LOC141586840 gene encoding uncharacterized protein LOC141586840: protein MDFDEYEYLEKSVEESENRSKKKSSEKRERDVDDGRVKERDIDTADDGHSRKKSRRSDGENGGGERKRDDRDRDRDRRREKDKDKDRERERSKDRDRREKERERERRDRDREKERRDRERSKEKEREKSRERERERSRRSSSRSRRHESRERELREAEIRDSRRFKEKKEAVEPEADPERDQRTVFAYQMPLKAAERDVYEFFSKAGKVRDVRLIMDRNSRRSKGVGYIEFYDVMSVPMAIAMSGQLFLGQPVMVKPSEAEKNLVQSTASTGSSVTGPYGPTDRKLYVGNLHFNMTEQQLRQIFESFGPIELVQLPLDPESGHCKGFGFVQFAQVEHAKQAVSLNGKLDIAGRYIKVSSVTEHVGAAQEAGTTAADFDDDDGGGLALNARSRAMLMAKLDRTGTASSIAGSLGVPLNGAAPVQQPFALPLNGQAVPTIPGQLVPPIVSEPIGTPSECLLLKNLFDPATETDPEFDLDIKEDVEEECSKFGRVRHIYVDKHSAGHVYLRYENKEDAMKAQQGMHMRWFARRLISAIFMQPQDYEAKFQDGA, encoded by the exons ATGGACTTCGACGAGTACGAGTATCTGGAGAAGTCCGTGGAGGAATCTGAGAATCGATCGAAGAAGAAAAGCAgcgagaagagagagagagacgtCGATGATGGAAGAGTGAAGGAGAGAGATATCGACACTGCGGACGACGGGCATTCTCGGAAGAAGTCGCGGCGGAGCGACGGCGAGAACGGCGGCGGAGAGAGAAAACGCGATGACAGAGATAGAGACAGGGATAGGAGGAGagaaaaagataaggataaggataggGAGAGGGAGAGGTCTAAAGATAGAGATAGAAGAGAGAAGGAAAGGGAGAGGGAGAGGAGAGACAGGGATAGGGAAAAGGAAAGGAGAGATAGGGAGAGATCGAAGGAGAAAGAAAGGGAGAAGTCAAGGGAGAGGGAGAGAGAGCGGTCGAGACGAAGCAGCAGTCGGTCGAGGCGACATGAGAGCCGGGAGAGGGAGTTGAGAGAAGCTGAAATTAGAGATAGCAG GAGATTCAAGGAGAAGAAGGAAGCAGTTGAGCCTGAAGCTGATCCCGAGAGGGATCAAAGAACTGTATTTGCCTACCAG ATGCCTCTGAAGGCGGCTGAGAGAGATGTTTATGAATTTTTTTCAAAAGCTGGCAAG GTTAGGGATGTTAGGCTAATCATGGATCGCAACTCAAGGCGGTCAAAAGGAGTTGG ATATATCGAATTCTACGATGTTATGTCTGTGCCTATGGCAATAGCGATGTCTGGTCAACTGTTTCTGGGACAACCTGTGATGGTTAAACCTTCTGAGGCTGAAAAGAATCTTGTGCAATCTACTGCTTCAACTGGTTCAAGTGTTACTGGTCCATATGGACCAACTGATAGGAAGCTGTATGTTGGTAACTTGCACTTCAATATGACAGAGCAACAATTACGTCAG ATCTTTGAATCATTTGGTCCTATAGAATTGGTGCAGCTACCTCTTGACCCTGAGTCCGGACACTGCAAAGGGTTTGGGTTTGTTCAA TTTGCTCAGGTTGAGCATGCAAAACAAGCTGTAAGCTTGAATGGAAAATTGGATATTGCTGGCAGATATATTAAG GTTTCGTCTGTCACAGAGCATGTTGGTGCTGCTCAAGAAGCCGGCACAACTGCTGCAGATTTCGATGACGATGATGGAGGTGGTTTG GCTTTAAATGCTAGATCCAGGGCAATGCTGATGGCAAAGCTAGATCGCACTGGTACAGCTTCAAG TATTGCAGGTTCACTTGGTGTACCGCTTAATGGCGCAGCACCTGTTCAACAACCTTTTGCATTGCCCCTAAATGGGCAAGCTGTTCCCACGATTCCTGGTCAATTAGTGCCTCCCATAGTTTCTGAACCAATTGGGACCCCAAGCGAGTGTTTATTGTTAAAGAACTTGTTTGATCCAGCCACCGAG ACTGACCCGGAGTTTGACTTGGACATCAAAGAAGACGTAGAAGAAGAGTGCTCAAAGTTCGGTCGTGTGAGGCACATATATGTTGACAA GCACAGTGCTGGTCACGTGTACTTGCGTTATGAAAACAAAGAAGATGCCATGAAAGCTCAGCAGGGTATGCACATGCGATGGTTTGCTCGAAGGTTGATCTCTGCCATTTTTATG CAACCTCAAGATTATGAAGCCAAATTTCAAGATGGTGCTTAA